A window of the Gossypium hirsutum isolate 1008001.06 chromosome A05, Gossypium_hirsutum_v2.1, whole genome shotgun sequence genome harbors these coding sequences:
- the LOC107937561 gene encoding uncharacterized protein isoform X1 yields the protein MVNTRTVSLSFLVCFHGGLAKGFLQSLLAFCPPPHHGKSPYFSPLVFHGGGHTANWALLASLCKILVMHFFQLSSHSDELPGIFTTSYEKKWNEEHFTIYLVLSSCWLLLLAGFDYQ from the exons ATGGTGAATACAAGGACAGTTAGTTTATCATTTTTAGTTTGCTTTCATGGGGGTTTAGCAAAGGGCTTCTTACAGAGTTTATTGGCATTCTGTCCACCTCCCCATCATGGAAAAAGTCCGTATTTTTCCCCTCTGGTTTTTCATGGAGGTGGGCATACTGCCAACTGGGCTCTGTTGGCTTCTCTTTGTAAAATCCTTGTGATGCATTTCTTCCAGCTTTCGTCTCACTCTGATGAACTTCCAG GTATCTTTACTACTTCATACGAAAAGAAATGGAATGAAGAACATTTTACCATCTATTTGGTACTTTCATCATGCTGGCTTCTGCTACTTGCAGGTTTTGATTATCAGTAG
- the LOC107937561 gene encoding uncharacterized protein isoform X2, with protein MVNTRTVSLSFLVCFHGGLAKGFLQSLLAFCPPPHHGKSPYFSPLVFHGGGHTANWALLASLCKILVMHFFQLSSHSDELPGLVLTPSGYLCIARYLYYFIRKEME; from the exons ATGGTGAATACAAGGACAGTTAGTTTATCATTTTTAGTTTGCTTTCATGGGGGTTTAGCAAAGGGCTTCTTACAGAGTTTATTGGCATTCTGTCCACCTCCCCATCATGGAAAAAGTCCGTATTTTTCCCCTCTGGTTTTTCATGGAGGTGGGCATACTGCCAACTGGGCTCTGTTGGCTTCTCTTTGTAAAATCCTTGTGATGCATTTCTTCCAGCTTTCGTCTCACTCTGATGAACTTCCAG GTTTAGTGTTGACACCTTCTGGTTATCTATGCATTGCCAGGTATCTTTACTACTTCATACGAAAAGAAATGGAATGA